The following coding sequences lie in one Epinephelus moara isolate mb chromosome 17, YSFRI_EMoa_1.0, whole genome shotgun sequence genomic window:
- the ltb4r gene encoding leukotriene B4 receptor 1 encodes MASNITTTAAAAAASSLSISHLVGIIILTLAFVLGFPGNLFVVWSVACQVKKRSVTCLLIVNLAIADAFVLLSAPFFLRYLAGGQGWEFGSAACKLVHYLSNVNMYVSIYLICLMSMDRWLAVTRPFLSQRMRTKRSLLVLLLVVWVMAFILSLPMPFYRSNLGKLGSNNVTLYYCIPYHWRSVGHEVFQYVFETVMGCLVPFSLLTTCYSSIICRLKNAKFHRRRQGSRLILLIMCAFAVFWLPYHIVNIIQVVGQLLDSASVMAAAKTARPNVTAFAYFSSAVNPILYVFAGSSHIRQAGLGFMGKLFEATNSESRTTSTFTRGGRTSSSSPDDGSVLHTLSTKLGRPFKGKNKDRSSNMAGKEVDESELKTMASVDQI; translated from the exons ATGGCATCCAATATCACCACCACCGCTGCCGCCGCCGCTGCCTCCTCTCTGTCCATCAGCCACCTGGTCGGCATTATTATCCTGACCCTGGCGTTCGTACTGGGTTTCCCCGGCAACCTGTTTGTGGTTTGGTCTGTGGCCTGCCAGGTGAAGAAGCGCTCAGTGACCTGTTTGTTGATAGTGAATTTGGCTATTGCGGATGCTTTCGTGCTGCTCAGTGCCCCTTTTTTCCTGCGCTACCTGGCTGGAGGTCAGGGCTGGGAGTTTGGCTCGGCAGCCTGCAAACTGGTGCATTACCTGTCAAATGTGAACATGTATGTGTCCATCTACCTCATCTGCCTGATGAGCATGGACCGCTGGCTGGCCGTAACCAGGCCTTTTCTGTCCCAGAGAATGAGAACCAAGCGCTCCCTGTTGGTTCTCCTGCTGGTGGTCTGGGTGATGGCATTCATCCTGTCGCTGCCGATGCCTTTCTACCGCAG TAATCTGGGGAAACTAGGGTCAAACAATGTCACTTTGTACTATTGTATTCCGTACCACTGGAGGAGCGTGGGTCATGAAGTCTTCCAGTACGTGTTTGAGACCGTCATGGGCTGCCTGGTGCCTTTTTCCCTCCTCACCACCTGTTACTCCTCCATCATCTGCCGTCTGAAAAACGCCAAGTTCCATCGCAGAAGACAAGGCAGCCGCCTCATCCTGCTAATCATGTGTGCTTTTGCAGTATTCTGGCTGCCCTATCACATTGTCAACATCATACAG GTCGTCGGTCAGTTGCTGGACAGTGCTTCAGTGATGGCCGCTGCCAAAACAGCCCGACCAAATGTCACAGCCTTTGCTTACTTCAGCAGCGCTGTCAACCCCATACTCTACGTGTTTGCCGGCAGCTCCCACATCCGCCAGGCCGGCCTAGGCTTCATGGGTAAGCTCTTCGAGGCCACAAACTCAGAGAGCAGGACCACGTCTACTTTCACCCGCGGCGGCCGCACGAGCAGCTCTTCACCGGATGATGGCTCTGTCCTGCACACGCTATCAACAAAACTGGGAAGGCCTTTCAAAGGCAAGAACAAGGACAGGAGCAGCAATATGGCGGGAAAAGAGGTCGACGAGTCTGAGCTCAAGACTATGGCCAGTGTTGACCAGATATAG
- the ltb4r2a gene encoding leukotriene B4 receptor 2a — translation MTEVTKMAHSNISHFPNTSSSPVESIVHDKNSTTVGALILTLVFLLGFPGNLFIIWSILAKARKHSVTTLLILNLAFADGSLMALTPFFIVYLVLKNWVFGEVMCKVLFYLCLANMYASIQLIMLMSIYRLVAVLWPRRASIVTSRKIVLRLLAVVWLFVMIASIPAMIFRKVKHVEGVSVCEPLHVIDSHVVLQYMMELVLGFVIPYGVIVVSYICILRRIRKTKFRRRIRSEKLILAIVLTFCIFWLPYHLINVVQVTWALCPDVWAKKVLNTIWHKSRAVTSSIAFISSCANPVLYTFAGKSYIRREGLAFMARLFEGTGLDSATRKSRQNSQNSRDKDKDADAVMLKDKDPDSNTHSNCNTKPVKNGK, via the exons ATGACTGAG GTAACCAAAATGGCCCACAGCAACATTTCTCACTTCCCAAACACCTCCAGTTCACCAGTTGAGAGCATTGTACACGACAAAAATTCCACCACTGTGGGCGCCCTCATCCTGACCCTCGTCTTTCTCTTGGGCTTCCCTGGAAACCTCTTCATCATCTGGAGCATCCTGGCAAAGGCCCGTAAACATTCCGTCACCACCCTCCTCATCCTCAACCTAGCCTTTGCCGATGGCTCTCTGATGGCTCTCACGCCGTTCTTCATCGTCTACCTGGTTTTGAAGAACTGGGTGTTTGGGGAGGTGATGTGTAAGGTGCTCTTCTACCTGTGTCTGGCCAACATGTACGCCTCCATCCAGCTCATCATGCTCATGAGCATCTACAGGCTGGTGGCGGTGTTGTGGCCGCGCCGCGCCAGTATCGTCACCAGCCGTAAGATTGTATTGCGGTTGCTGGCGGTGGTGTGGCTGTTTGTGATGATCGCCTCCATTCCTGCAATGATCTTCAGGAAAGTGAAGCATGTGGaaggtgtttctgtgtgtgaacCGCTCCACGTAATTGACAGTCAT GTGGTCCTCCAGTACATGATGGAGCTGGTATTGGGGTTTGTGATTCCCTATGGGGTCATTGTAGTCAGCTACATCTGCATCTTACGGCGAATCCGAAAGACCAAGTTCCGCCGTCGCATTCGTAGTGAGAAGCTCATCCTGGCCATCGTGTTGACCTTCTGCATCTTTTGGTTGCCCTACCATCTCATCAACGTGGTGCAA GTTACATGGGCTTTGTGTCCAGATGTTTGGGCAAAAAAAGT GCTGAATACAATATGGCACAAGAGCCGAGCTGTTACCTCTTCCATAGCCTTCATCAGCAGCTGTGCCAACCCAGTGCTCTACACCTTCGCAGGAAAGTCCTACATCCGACGAGAAGGGCTGGCGTTCATGGCCCGCTTGTTCGAGGGCACGGGGCTGGACTCGGCCACCAGGAAGAGCCGACAGAACAGCCAGAACAGTcgtgacaaagacaaagacgCAGATGCCGTCATGCTAAAGGACAAAGATCCAGACTCCAACACCCACTCGAACTGTAACACCAAACCAGTGAAGAATGGGAAGTAG